One window of Syngnathus acus chromosome 16, fSynAcu1.2, whole genome shotgun sequence genomic DNA carries:
- the LOC119136044 gene encoding IgGFc-binding protein-like isoform X2 — MSVAGYSIEMSDEWHSKVMVNGLLLKLPSILNQGKIMLYLKGQSVCLETDFGLVVTYSPVILTVTMPEVFAGQLCGLCGNFNYKPQDDPVAHDSDISQAVRYWQTSGGQECWDLPMSTSSCTPQEQDTYQGENFCGRLLDPEGAFQSCHKTVDPQDFYEDCVNDLCSGNQTTLCQILSGYVAVCQEMGASVDEWRDSKFCSATCPSKSEYRLCSTHMFACAHNPSPLSERCKEGCFCKSGFFHSGGECVTNSECGCSYNGIYYELHEKFHPDENCLRSCACVGHNVVQCKSSTCPTGTECVIKHGRRACYGIYLKCTLLGGKHLQTFHGGHFDLNVADLRKPLFQICDEPGLSAAILKDKLHLKIHDMDVTLSKELFGKVEINGVVKALPIYMNGVAVLLSGRLTRIIAKDTGAVVSFGGPNLIQLTIPATHKRLCGLCQNTATVATDHQRSLMSDDSTRTSPWCFSPTGTNCPTDCHDCFLCDSMKEFESDGLCGMLLAPKGPFGLCHSTMDPMPFFQNCVKDLCGSKIKELFCDSLRQYAFVCQEAGVKVKPWRGDKCALWCPEHSHYNLCVGACSESCAMLSDVPCPWPCNEGCQCDSGYVQSGSGCVKPDQCGCLYLGHYYEIGDILWNVKCSKRCNCCSTSTLCCRAASCPKGQNCVLNETWHCAEKKTFLCPVNSHYEACGTACPATCEARFNSICTAACVEGCQCDPGFLLHGGTCVTPSQCGCTYNGRHYRHNETFWADEACTRQCICNDQIQCHDANCHDDECCALENGVRSCVRRNYTKCRYSGHRVLTFDKREYDFLGTCRYQLLGICGQWQCLDVVKVDVQTDAFNQSAQIVWVSINNQQLQLDSSNQESIEVDGTKRKIPFHANGTTMVFSLGLRTYVSSTFFLLSMSKEGVIIIHLSSKYANATCGLCGNFNLDPADDLTANGTQEHLTPEQFGNAWRSGQNQWCVEGCLGGSCPNCSSEALDRFSDPAACGKILEVNGPFRHCHSKVDPSGFYKSCVSDLCLYGDVQPALCRSLAEYADACLHRKAVVDAWRSADFCYNSCPSNTSYNASHSPVDICLGGLNMTIEIPPNIGEDCLCGPGLAHSGRNCVHPANCGCWDRNGEYVLPGQEKSTCEQRCVCHPGGNWTCVNVSCSQDEECTLISDIESCHPKARMADCHINGSRLSTFDRHVFEFNASCNYTLVQTCKNLTVEPLLIAVYGNHGEVKQIYLQVNHMTLKMSSAQPEKIQVNEVQMNLPFSGNNVIVDQKNQWRTIKAAHLVEIISDLRNYVEVKLANTYNQTCGLCGNYNDDPSDDMQLPNGTAVSDPAIFQQSWQMSGCNETCDSTCQRCRSPVPEYTSDLYCGLLIQPKGLFSSCHNSTCPQKYYNMCLTNLCLAEGQKQTLCEAFEVYDAACKVAGVNVDPWRNITGCEQKCPQFSHFSPCANSCSALCPEIGVALQCPKHCEEGCECDAHHLYNGQACVPAEECGCMHEERRLKASESRLLQNCTLNCTCGPPLICEEHKCPPLHSCMVLDGMAGCHKDEQDKDPCEAKCDNSTERCYLSNGEAVCQRLPGLCWNWGSQHYHTFDEFNYDVQGTCTYLLSGSKGSAGGATPFMVSKKSDCKEVSSTQELTVQAYGFVVRFADKDSVHVNGQVNYIPVTLLRGKIEVSNKEGKTLLKTDFGLQVVFDWNNTILLMLEPNYKEIVYGLCGNFNSHPQDDFALYFDGSPPANTSAELAKAYRVFDGEHNCCTGCEKKPLDNNTLLEDMPKGVSFAQKSHCDDLIDPTGPFARCHSRVNPDSFYQSCVADLSQGRSPASLEQAATSYSVICKEFEDYVPPEPTVYVSCPPNSHYKTCGSACPSTCHLKERLCIAVCVQGCFCNPGFISSPEGCVPPKQCGCTDPTGKYHRLDSTFWIPDDCGQLCICKPGGIKCKPSQCPKGTFCKRLPNKRMCQADKSLNCSIVNGLHFTSFDGHHYDFRDNCAYILVQTNTNVNGLEPFRITISDSSCHNRLFHSQTLTLTIYNLEVVVGKDPNEVLVDGLYKVLPYSHHSGRFTAYPTPSSLVVHVDMGLQVIVYKSGTMVVVLPSSYDSYVGGLCGNANSDPYDDQMMPDEEGAKDTLKFVHSWRLGGAMACRSSCTSRPTHVCQLKGSLQVFTFNGQKLSLAPQTPYKLMALCDQTNENRFSFISYYGHCYGSGTRLVTVFHVLLVGFSVVIQDGIVEVNGHLVALPYTLPIGVSLSFGVPNDKSELVVVLNKDEGLETALEMKIGITSATIKASPWYTGNLCGICGNINDPYSDTLVKPWALPDFQGCRELRIGSVDLNCSLAFPVQTGSNFTPSARPLHLLHSSVDQTRHAVKP; from the exons ATCCTCAAGATTTCTATGAGGACTGTGTTAATGACCTCTGCAGTGGTAACCAAACGACCCTGTGCCAGATTCTGTCCGGCTACGTAGCAGTATGTCAAGAAATGGGCGCCAGTGTGGACGAATGGCGAGATTCAAAATTTTGTT CTGCCACATGCCCGTCCAAGAGTGAATACCGCCTCTGTTCTACTCACATGTTTGCCTGTGCCCATAACCCAAGTCCTCTTTCAGAAAGATGCAAGGAAGGTTGTTTTTGCAAGTCTGGCTTTTTCCACAGTGGTGGGGAATGTGTAACTAATTCTGAATGCGGCTGCAGTTATAACGGTATTTACTATGAACTCCATGAAAAATTCCACCCTGATGAGAACTGCCTTCGGtcctgtgcgtgtgtgggccACAACGTCGTGCAATGTAAAAGTAGCACGTGTCCAACTGGAACGGAGTGTGTCATCAAACATGGTCGCCGTGCATGCTAtggcatttatttgaaatgcaCCCTCCTGGGTGGCAAACACTTGCAGACCTTTCATGGAggtcattttgatttgaacgTGGCAGATTTGCGTAAGCCTTTATTCCAGATCTGTGATGAACCTGGGCTTTCTGCTGCCATCCTGAAAGACAAGCTGCACCTTAAAATCCATGACATGGACGTAACGCTGTCCAAGGAGCTTTTTGGAAAAGTTGAG ATAAATGGTGTCGTGAAGGCCCTACCCATTTATATGAATGGTGTGGCAGTGTTGCTTTCCGGACGGCTAACCCGTATCATCGCTAAAGACACTGGCGCCGTAGTCTCCTTCGGTGGACCTAATTTAATACAACTGACGATTCCAGCCACGCACAAAAGACTTTGTGGGTTATGTCAAAATACCGCGACTGTTGCTACAGACCACCAACGAAGTCTGATGTCGGATGATTCCACTCGTACGTCTCCCTGGTGCTTTTCTCCCACCGGAACAAACTGCCCCACTGACTGTCATGACTGTTTCTTATGCGACTCCATGAAAGAATTTGAATCAGATGGCCTCTGTGGCATGTTGCTTGCTCCTAAAGGCCCATTTGGGCTTTGCCATTCCACTATGGACCCAATGCCATTTTTTCAGAACTGCGTGAAAGATTTGTGTGGGTCAAAAATTAAGGAATTGTTTTGTGACAGTTTGAGGCAATATGCATTTGTCTGCCAGGAAGCAGGAGTGAAGGTCAAACCATGGAGGGGGGATAAGTGCG CACTTTGGTGCCCTGAGCATTCCCACTACAACCTATGTGTTGGTGCATGTTCAGAGTCCTGCGCTATGTTATCTGATGTCCCCTGTCCATGGCCCTGCAATGAGGGGTGTCAGTGTGACTCTGGATATGTGCAGAGTGGGAGTGGCTGTGTCAAACCTGACCAATGTGGCTGTCTCTACCTTGGGCATTACTATGAG ATTGGGGACATTTTGTGGAATGTGAAGTGTTCCAAGCGGTGCAACTGTTGCTCCACTTCCACACTGTGTTGTAGAGCAGCCTCATGCCCCAAGGGGCAGAACTGCGTACTTAATGAAACTTGGCACTgtgcagagaaaaaaa CCTTCCTCTGCCCAGTAAATAGCCATTACGAAGCCTGTGGGACAGCCTGCCCTGCTACCTGCGAGGCCCGCTTCAATTCCATCTGCACTGCAGCATGTGTGGAAGGATGCCAGTGTGACCCTGGGTTTCTTCTTCATGGTGGCACCTGTGTGACCCCATCCCAGTGTGGCTGTACATACAACGGACGCCATTACCGCCACAACGAAACCTTTTGGGCTGATGAGGCGTGTACCCGACAGTGCATCTGCAACGACCAGATCCAGTGCCATGATGCTAATTGTCATGATGATGAGTGTTGTGCTCTTGAAAATGGAGTCAGAAGCTGTGTGCGGCGTAATTATACCAAGTGCCGCTACAGTGGTCATCGTGTGCTCACCTTCGACAAGCGCGAATATGATTTCCTTGGCACCTGCCGGTATCAGTTACTGGGCATCTGTGGACAATGGCAATGCCTTGATGTCGTCAAAGTTGATGTGCAGACTGATGCATTTAATCAGTCAGCACAAATCGTCTGGGTTAGCATAAATAACCAACAACTACAACTGGACAGCAGCAATCAAGAAAGCATCGAG GTTGATGGCACAAAGAGGAAGATTCCGTTTCATGCCAACGGAACTACAATGGTATTTTCTTTAGGGCTGCGTACTTATGTCTCGTCGACATTTTTCTTGTTAAGTATGAGCAAAGAAGGGGTCATAATCATTCATCTCTCCAGTAAATATGCTAATGCTACTTGCGGCCTGTGTGGTAACTTCAATTTGGATCCTGCTGATGACCTCACAGCGAATGGCACACAAGAGCATCTCACTCCAGAACAATTTGGAAATGCTTGGAGAAGCGGACAGAACCAGTGGTGTGTGGAAGGTTGTCTAGGTGGAAGTTGTCCAAATTGTTCATCTGAAGCTTTGGACCGCTTCTCTGACCCAGCGGCTTGCGGGAAGATTCTGGAAGTTAATGGACCGTTCAGACACTGTCATAGCAAAGTGGACCCTTCCGGCTTTTACAAGAGCTGCGTCAGTGACCTGTGTCTTTATGGAGATGTGCAGCCTGCCCTGTGCCGTTCCTTGGCAGAGTATGCTGATGCCTGCCTCCATCGCAAGGCTGTAGTTGATGCCTGGAGGAGCGCTGACTTTTGCT ATAATTCATGTCCGTCCAATACCAGCTACAACGCGAGTCACTCACCTGTTGACATTTGCCTCGGCGGGCTCAATATGACAATTGAGATCCCGCCAAACATTGGGGAGGACTGTCTCTGTGGGCCAGGTTTAGCCCACAGTGGAAGGAACTGTGTCCATCCAGCCAACTGTGGCTGTTGGGACAGAAATGGAGAATACGTCTTACCGGGACAGGAGAAGTCCACATGTGAGCAACGGTGTGTTTGTCATCCTGGTGGAAACTGGACTTGTGTTAATGTGTCATGTAGTCAGGATGAAGAATGTACGCTTATCAGCGATATTGAAAGTTGCCACCCCAAAGCTAGAATGGCCGACTGCCATATTAACGGATCTCGGTTGAGTACATTTGATCGACACGTCTTTGAATTTAACGCCTCATGCAACTACACTCTGGTTCAAACGTGCAAGAACCTGACTGTGGAGCCACTTTTGATTGCTGTGTATGGTAACCACGGTGAAGTCAAACAGATTTACCTACAAGTCAATCATATGACCTTGAAGATGTCAAGCGCTCAACCTGAAAAAATTCAA gTGAATGAAGTTCAAATGAACCTCCCATTCTCAGGGAACAATGTAATTGTGgatcaaaaaaatcaatggaGGACTATCAAGGCTGCACATCTGGTGGAGATTATTTCTGACCTTCGCAACTACGTTGAGGTCAAGCTAGCAAATACTTATAACCAGACATGTGGCCTCTGTGGGAACTACAACGACGATCCCTCAGATGACATGCAGCTACCCAATGGCACTGCTGTCTCAGATCCGGCCATCTTTCAGCAATCATGGCAGATGTCAGGCTGCAACGAAACATGCGACAGCACCTGCCAACGTTGTCGATCCCCTGTGCCAGAGTATACTTCTGACCTGTATTGCGGCCTTCTTATCCAGCCAAAGGGACTATTCTCCTCTTGTCACAACTCAACATGCCCTCAGAAATATTACAACATGTGCCTGACTAACCTCTGTCTTGCAGAGGGACAAAAGCAAACTTTATGTGAGGCATTTGAAGTGTATGATGCGGCATGCAAAGTAGCCGGCGTCAATGTTGACCCTTGGAGGAACATCACAGGTTGTG AGCAGAAATGCCCGCAGTTCAGCCATTTCAGTCCGTGTGCCAACAGTTGCTCCGCCCTCTGTCCTGAGATCGGCGTTGCTTTGCAGTGTCCCAAACACTGCGAGGAAGGATGCGAATGTGATGCGCATCACCTTTATAACGGCCAAGCGTGCGTCCCAGCGGAGGAGTGTGGCTGCATGCATGAAGAGAGAAGACTGAAG GCCTCTGAAAGCAGACTTCTACAAAACTGCACTCTGAACTGCACCTGTGGGCCTCCACTTATTTGTGAAGAACATAAGTGTCCGCCACTGCACAGTTGTATGGTTTTGGATGGAATGGCTGGCTGCCATAAAGATG AACAAGACAAAGATCCCTGTGAGGCCAAGTGTGACAACTCAACTGAGCGGTGCTACCTGAGCAACGGTGAAGCAGTTTGCCAGAGACTTCCGGGTCTCTGTTGGAACTGGGGAAGCCAGCACTACCACACCTTCGATGAATTCAACTACGACGTCCAGGGTACCTGCACCTATCTGCTTTCAGGCAGCAAAGGGTCAGCAGGTGGAGCAACACCTTTCATGGTCTCAAAGAAGAGTGACTGCAAAGAAGTGTCCTCCACGCAAGAGCTGACCGTACAAGCGTATGGGTTTGTCGTCAGGTTTGCTGACAAAGACAGTGTACAT GTAAACGGTCAAGTAAATTATATCCCGGTTACTCTGCTTCGGGGTAAGATTGAGGTTTCAAACAAAGAAGGCAAAACACTACTGAAGACTGACTTTGGGCTGCAGGTAGTGTTTGACTGGAATAACACAATTCTTCTAATGCTGGAGCCCAACTATAAGGAGATTGTCTATGGGCTGTGTGGCAATTTTAATAGCCATCCTCAAGACGACTTTGCTTTATATTTCGACGGATCCCCTCCCGCTAACACCAGTGCGGAGTTGGCTAAAGCTTACCGTGTTTTTGATGGTGAACATAACTGTTGCACTGGTTGTGAAAAGAAGCCATTGGATAACAATACGTTACTGGAAGATATGCCGAAAGGAGTCTCTTTCGCCCAGAAAAGTCACTGTGACGATCTTATTGATCCAACTGGACCCTTTGCACGTTGTCACAGTCGTGTTAACCCGGACTCCTTTTATCAAAGTTGTGTGGCTGACCTCTCGCAAGGAAGGTCTCCAGCTTCTCTCGAACAGGCCGCAACATCCTATTCTGTCATTTGTAAAGAGTTTGAGGACTACGTGCCCCCAGAACCGACAGTCT atgttaGCTGTCCGCCAAACAGCCATTATAAGACTTGTGGCTCCGCCTGTCCTTCAACTTGTCACTTGAAAGAGAGACTCTGCATTGCAGTTTGTGTTCAAGGCTGCTTCTGCAACCCTGGTTTCATCAGTAGTCCAGAGGGTTGCGTCCCACCGAAGCAGTGTGGTTGCACAGACCCCACAGGCAAATACCACCGCCTCGACTCGACTTTCTGGATCCCAGATGACTGCGGCCAACTTTGCATCTGTAAACCAGGAGGTATTAAGTGCAAACCATCTCAATGCCCTAAAGGAACGTTCTGCAAGAGACTCCCCAACAAAAGAATGTGTCAAGCTGACAAATCGCTGAACTGTAGTATTGTCAATGGGCTGCACTTTACATCCTTTGATGGACATCATTATGACTTTAGGGACAACTGTGCATATATTTTAGTTCAAACAAACACCAATGTAAATGGATTGGAACCATTCAGAATCACTATCTCCGACTCAAGTTGCCACAACAGATTGTTTCATAGCCAAACTCTAACACTGACCATCTACAATTTGGAGGTAGTAGTTGGCAAAGACCCCAATGAAGTTCTT GTCGATGGACTATATAAGGTTCTACCATACTCTCACCATTCAGGCCGTTTCACTGCCTATCCAACACCTTCATCTCTAGTTGTTCATGTTGATATGGGATTGCAGGTGATTGTCTATAAAAGTGGCACCATGGTAGTTGTCCTCCCGAGCAGTTACGACTCGTACGTCGGCGGTCTCTGCGGGAATGCCAACTCTGATCCTTATGATGACCAAATGATGCCAGATGAAGAGGGAGCTAAAGATACACTGAAGTTTGTTCACAGCTGGAGGTTGGGAGGAGCGATGGCTTGCAGGTCAAGCTGCACTTCCAGACCAACTCATGTCTGTCAACTCAAAGGCAGTCTGCAGGTCTTCACTTTCAACGGGCAGAAGCTGAGCTTGGCTCCGCAAACGCCTTACAAACTAATGGCCCTTTGCGACCAGACCAATGAAAATCGGTTCAGCTTCATTTCTTACTATGGACACTGCTACGGGAGCGGCACCAGACTTGTCACGGTGTTCCATGTCCTCCTTGTGGGATTCTCAGTTGTCATCCAGGATGGCATTGTGGAG GTGAATGGACATCTTGTGGCTTTGCCTTACACTTTGCCTATAGGGGTGTCCTTGTCATTTGGCGTGCCCAACGACAAGTCCGAGTTGGTGGTGGTTCTAAACAAGGACGAAGGACTGGAAACAGCGTTGGAAATGAAGATCGGCATCACTTCTGCCACGATCAAGGCAAGTCCTTGGTACACTGGAAACTTATGTGGAATCTGTGGAAATATAAATGACCCCTACTCTGATACACTGgtcaagccttgggctctcccaGATTTTCAAGGCTG CCGTGAACTCAGAATTGGCAGCGTTGATCTCAATTG TTCACTTGCATTTCCAGTCCAGACTGGGAGTAACTTCACACCATCCGCCCGCCCCCTCCACCTCCTTCATTCCTCCGTGGACCAAACAAGACACGCAGTCAAACCCTAA